The genomic DNA GAAGAAGGAACGGTCGAAGAAATTTTTAAAAATCCTCAGCACCCTTACACTAAGGGGTTGATCCAATCGGTTCCCGATATGAGGATGAAACAGCAGCGTCTCCATTCGATCAAAGGCAGCGTACCAAGGCCCGGATCGATCAAGACCGGATGTAGATTCGCTGCCAGATGTGAAGCGGCCTTCGATCGCTGCCTGGTTGAAACACCTGAACTATATGAAACATCCAAAGGACATTGCACAAGATGCTTCCTATTCGATGGAGCGGAGGAGGGAGTTTATGACGGAACCATTGTTGAAGGTTGAGAATCTCCAAAAACACTTCCCCATCACGGGGGGACTGCTGGGGAGGCAAATCAGCTCGGTCAAGGCGGTTGATGGCGTATCATTTACCGTCAACAAAGGGGAGACCCTGGGAATCGTCGGGGAAAGTGGATGCGGAAAGTCCACAACCGGAAGGATGCTCATGCGATTGATCGATCCAACCGATGGGAAAGTGACGTTTCAGGACCGGGAGCTTACGAGTCTATCAAATTCCGAAATGCGGAAGATGAGAAGGGAGATCCAAATGGTCTTCCAGGATCCGTATGCCTCTTTGAATCCTAGGCATACAGTGGAACAGATTTTGGAAGAACCCCTCAAGGTCCACGGGATCGGGTCTCAGAAAGAAAGGCGCCAAAGGGTAAGGGAGCTTCTCGAAATTGTAGGTTTGAGCAGCTACCATGCAAAGCGATATCCCCATCAATTCAGTGGTGGGCAGAGACAGCGGATCGGGATTGCTAGAGCACTCATGACGCGTCCGAAGCTCATCATTGCAGACGAGCCTGTGTCAGCCCTTGATGTTTCCATCCAATCACAGGTGCTCAACCTCATGCAGGATCTACAAAAAGAATTCGGCCTCACCTATATATTCATCGCACATGATCTTGGCGTCGTCAGGCATATCAGTGACCGTGTAGGCGTCATGTATCTCGGCAGGATGGTGGAACTCAGCAGCAGTGAAGCCCTCTACGATAAGCCGATGCATCCGTATACGCAGGCGCTTCTGTCGGCAGTGCCGATTCCGGATCCGGAGTTTAAAAGGGAAACCATCCTTTTACAAGGGGATATCCCGAGTCCTTCCAATC from Rossellomorea marisflavi includes the following:
- a CDS encoding ABC transporter ATP-binding protein; this translates as MTEPLLKVENLQKHFPITGGLLGRQISSVKAVDGVSFTVNKGETLGIVGESGCGKSTTGRMLMRLIDPTDGKVTFQDRELTSLSNSEMRKMRREIQMVFQDPYASLNPRHTVEQILEEPLKVHGIGSQKERRQRVRELLEIVGLSSYHAKRYPHQFSGGQRQRIGIARALMTRPKLIIADEPVSALDVSIQSQVLNLMQDLQKEFGLTYIFIAHDLGVVRHISDRVGVMYLGRMVELSSSEALYDKPMHPYTQALLSAVPIPDPEFKRETILLQGDIPSPSNPPSGCTFHTRCPHATEICKQKVPEFREQQPGHYVACHLY